A single genomic interval of Vulpes vulpes isolate BD-2025 chromosome 3, VulVul3, whole genome shotgun sequence harbors:
- the LOC112916471 gene encoding probable protein BRICK1: MAGQEDPVQREIHQDWANREYIEVITSSIKKIADFLNSFDMSCHSRLATLNEKLTALERRIEYIEARVTKGETLT, from the coding sequence ATGGCGGGCCAAGAGGATCCGGTGCAGCGGGAGATTCACCAGGACTGGGCGAACCGGGAATACATTGAGGTCATCACCAGCAGCATCAAGAAGATCGCGGACTTTCTCAACTCATTCGATATGTCTTGTCATTCAAGACTTGCAACACTAAACGAGAAATTGACAGCCCTCGAGCGGAGAATAGAGTACATTGAAGCACGGGTGACAAAAGGTGAGACCCTCACCTAG